Genomic window (Aurantimicrobium sp. INA4):
AAGCACCATAGGTGTCAATCTTTGTGCCATCCCAATACCCGAAGGCTTTGGAAGTCAAAACCAAAGGACGTGAATCAATAGGTGGTGGCATGACATCACTGGCAGAGTCACTGATGGAGTTATTCAACACCGCTCCATCAACAAGTAGATCAACCGAGTTGATGGTGGCAACTGATTGCAGGCTTGCTAAGGTTTGCTGCTTCATCCGGCGAATCACCGCAGGATCCGCTGACAATGCAGCAGCATTCAAATCAACCTTGGCCACGCCGCGTGTGACCGGAACTGTGTCGGCAACGAGGGCCGTTCCTTCAGGAAAGGAAGTCTGCACGGCACCATTGGCCGCTAACCACTGTGAGGGCCCCGCAAGCAGAGCTTTCGTGATGCGCGTGCTGGCCGAAGCACCGGCAGGGAAGAATCGCACATCTGGCACCAGCATGGTGTTGGTGGAGTCGAAGAAGTAGAGCGGGTGTGATTGATACACCTGGTCAAAAGTGAAACGGTCAATGACCACTCCGTTGGGAGCTGCACTAATACGCCATTGACCATCAACCTGTTGGAATGTGTACTCAAAGGTGGTGGGAACAGCAGGATTGATTTCGGCGTAGTTACCTTGAGCACCAACTTGTGCTGTCAGGGCGAAGACCAGTCGACCTGTGTTTTCTCCGGTTTGTGAAACGGTGCGCAGCCCTGAGTCAACATTCACCGCGGTGGTGGCATCCCAGGCTGATGCAAACTCCGGGGTAAGGAATTGTCGAGCAATCGCATAATCACTCACTGGTGACGAGGATGCCTCAATGAATCCGCGCAGAATTTGCTCAATGCTGCCGTTCTGGATGGGACCTGCTGGAAGGAATTCGATGGCGTCGTTTTCGACAGGAACCACGGCAGAGCCCTGATTGACTCCACTCGAGCGGGGAATGCCCGAACAGGCAGCGAGTACAACAACACACAACAACGACAACAGCGCCGCTAATGAACGCTTGAGCGAGGAAGACATCATTGCTCCTCCCCGTCGTGGCGTTCATCAGGGTTCAAAGGCAGTGGCGAGACCGCAATGGGGACATCTACATCTCGAGGCAGCGTTAGGCGGAAGATTGCACCCTCGCCAGGGGCTGCCCACACATCCAGTTGACCATTGTGAATGCGGGTATCTTCGAGCGAGATAGCTAACCCGAGACCTGTTCCACCGAGTGTTCGCTGGCGGGACGGATCTGCGCGCCAGAATCGGCTGAACACATTCTCTAACTGCTCGGTGGTCATACCCACACCGTGATCGCGCACGCTAATTGCAACCGCGGTGGCATTGCTGTCCACGGCAACTTCAATAGGTTTGCTCTCACCATGCTCAATGGCATTACCAATGAGGTTCATCAGGATGCGACGAACACGACGAGGATCAATGTCGGCATCGAAGTGACCTCCGGGTGCCATCAGCGACAGGTCGCAGCCGTGCTGCTCCGCCAGGGTGGTCATGGTTCCCACCACATCTTGAACAAGACCTGCAACGTTGGTGGGTTCTGGCTCGAGGTTGACACTTCCTGCGTCGTAACGGCTAATTTCGAGCAGGTCCGAAAGCAGCTTTTCGAAGCGGTTTACCTGCGCATTGAGAAGTTCAGTACTGCGCCGAGTTTTATCGTCAAAGTTCTCTCGCTCTTGGAAGAGAACATCGCCAGCAAGTTTGATGGTGGTCAGCGGGGTGCGAAGTTCGTGAGAAACATCAGAAACGAACCGCTGTTGCATAACCGATAGGTCAGCGAGCTCTGTGAGCTGACGTTGCATGCTGCTGGCCATGTCATTGAAGGAAGTTGCCAGTGTGGCAACAACATCTTCACCCTGAACAGGAATACGCACTTCCAAATCACCGGCAGCAAGTCTCTGACTAGTCTCAGCAGCGTTTTGCAAGGGTGTAACCACCATGCGCGAGACCACCCAGGCGATAGCACCGACCATGATCAACAGACCTAGTCCAGAAAACCACAGAACCTGCTGGATGAATTGAAGGGTTTGTTCAGACTGGGCAAAGTCGTAGCCGATAAAGAGTTCATAGAGCCCAGCACCAGGAATATCGAGCTGTGAGCCAACGACAACGCCGGGAACTTTCGTTCCCGCCACAGTTAATTCGACAGACTGCCAAAACTGTTGGTCCGCGTTGGAGATCACTTTCTCCTGCAGTTCCTGACTGATCACACCACCGGTGAGTTCCGTACTGGAAAAGTTCTGCGGAGCCAGAGGGTTAGGTTCTTGGTCGGGAACTCGATAAACCGCCACCAAACCACTCGATGATGCATCACGGATGGCGGTTCTGGCCGCATTCATAACTGATTGCATCGAGGCCTGATCGGTTGCATCAGCTGAGTCAAAGATGCGTTGAGCTGCAACTTGTGCACGCTGAGACTCTGAAAGCACCTGGTCAAGTCGGGAAGCAAAAAGGTCATTACTGATGGAGAAGGACATGTACAGTCCCACCAGCACAATGGCAAGTCCCGAGAGTGCCATTGAAACCACCACGGTTCGAAGCTGCAGTGAACGTCGCCACAATCGCGCTACTCGCGAAGGCAGTCCAAAGAAGTCGAAACGTCGAACCTTCATCGCACCGTTAGATCACAGCTCCGGCACGGTAACCAATGCCACGCACGGTCGTGACGATGGTGGGGTTATCTGCATCAAATTCCACTTTGCTGCGCAGGCGCTGCACGTGCACATTCACCAAACGCGTGTCTGCCTTGTATTGGTATCCCCACACTTTTTCTAAGAGCATCTCGCGAGTGAAAACCTGCTGGGGCTTGGACGCTAGGGCAACGAGCAGATCAAACTCCAATGGCGTGAGGTTGATTGCTTTGCCCTCACGCTTGACCTCGTGACCATCGACATCAATGGTGAGATCACCAATACGCAGGGTCTGCGCTGTGGCAGCTGCAGGCGCCATGGAGCGCAGACGAGTGCGAATACGTGCCACTAGTTCACCCGGGTTGAACGGCTTGACCATATAGTCATCTGCACCGGCTTCTAAACCAGCAACCACGTCCGTAGCGTCACCCTTGGCAGTGAGCATGATGATGGGAATTCCCGATTCTTGACGGATCTGACCGCAGACTTCAATCCCGTCAAACCCTGGAAGCATCAAATCCAGTAGCACGAGGTCAGGCTTGCTTTCCCGGAAAGCGGCGAGCGCTTCGGCACCATCAGCACAGAAGGTGGGCGTGAAACCTTCACCTTCTAACACGATGCCGACCATTTCAGCTAGTGCGGCGTCGTCATCGACTACCAGAATGCGTGCACTCATGGGTTAGAGCCTAGTCTTCGTTGCTTAGTAGCGGTAATGGTCAACTTTGTAGGGACCCTCAACGGGCACACCAATATAGGCAGCCTGCTCTGGTGTGAGGGAAGTCAGCTTGACCCCGAGTGCGTCCAAGTGCAGTCGTGCCACCTTCTCATCCAGATGCTTGGGCAAAACAAAAACGCCCACGGGATAGTTTTCGCGGCGAACATAAAGTTCCATCTGCGCCAACACCTGGTTCGCAAACGAGTTGCTCATGACGAAGGAAGGGTGGCCTGTGGCATTGCCAAGATTCATCAATCGACCTTCAGACAGAACAAGAATGCTTCGCCCGGAAGGCATGCGCCATTCGTGCACCTGAGGTTTGATTTCGACCTTCTCGGCCCCCGGAAGATTTTCCAGGGCAACCATGTCGATTTCGTTATCGAAGTGACCAACATTGGCCACAATGGCTTGGTGCTTCATCTCAAGCAAGTGTTCAAGCCGAATGACATCTTTGTTTCCGGTGGTGGTGACGAAGATATCGACCTGGTCCACCACATTCTCCAACGTGTCCACCTGGTAGCCATCCATGGCTGCCTGCAGGGCACAAATGGGGTCAATCTCGCTGACAATCACGCGAGCGCCCTGTCCGCGTAACGCTTCAGCAGATCCCTTGCCCACATCTCCATAGCCAGCAACGAAGGCAACCTTGCCGCCGATGAGAACATCGGTGGCACGGTTCAAACCGTCAGGCAATGAGTGGCGGATGCCGTACTTGTTATCAAACTTGCTCTTGGTGACCGAGTCGTTGACGTTGATGGCGGGGAACAGAAGTTCTTGCTGTGCGAAGAGTTCATAGAGACGGTGAACACCGGTAGTGGTTTCTTCAGTGACGCCAATAATCTCAGCTGCAGTGGTTTGCCACCTGGTTGGAGTTTCGCTCAGTGTCTTACGGAGGAGATCAAGAATGACGGCGTATTCTGCGCTGTCCTGGGAGGTGGTTGCGGGGACTGCCCCTGCTAATTCGAATTGGCGACCTTTGTGAACGAGAAGGGTTGCATCCCCGCCGTCATCCAGGATGAGGTTCGGGCCAATCCAAGATTCTCCCGCGGCCTGAGCTTCTGCCGACCAGTCAAAGATGCGCTCGGTGCACCACCAGTATTCCTCGAGGGTCTCGCCCTTCCAGGCAAACACAGGAA
Coding sequences:
- a CDS encoding GerMN domain-containing protein, whose amino-acid sequence is MMSSSLKRSLAALLSLLCVVVLAACSGIPRSSGVNQGSAVVPVENDAIEFLPAGPIQNGSIEQILRGFIEASSSPVSDYAIARQFLTPEFASAWDATTAVNVDSGLRTVSQTGENTGRLVFALTAQVGAQGNYAEINPAVPTTFEYTFQQVDGQWRISAAPNGVVIDRFTFDQVYQSHPLYFFDSTNTMLVPDVRFFPAGASASTRITKALLAGPSQWLAANGAVQTSFPEGTALVADTVPVTRGVAKVDLNAAALSADPAVIRRMKQQTLASLQSVATINSVDLLVDGAVLNNSISDSASDVMPPPIDSRPLVLTSKAFGYWDGTKIDTYGAFANVMIQSQPSAISIGTMTNISATLTSQGVSLVRNGTAQLVDSRSGLIAPTVDNFGYVWSVPADQPSKLQAISTDGKIQQVDTSWASADRILSLALSHDGTQVVALLETNGSYQLVASALVRGERSIPVALGPLFTQTLSDGTPVSVAWVDATTIATVTINSAGLGLVRAQEIGGQSKELSSITEGTPQSMAGANTISGLRVLTSSGILLSLRGGTQWQTAVSGVTTLAVQQ
- the mtrB gene encoding MtrAB system histidine kinase MtrB: MKVRRFDFFGLPSRVARLWRRSLQLRTVVVSMALSGLAIVLVGLYMSFSISNDLFASRLDQVLSESQRAQVAAQRIFDSADATDQASMQSVMNAARTAIRDASSSGLVAVYRVPDQEPNPLAPQNFSSTELTGGVISQELQEKVISNADQQFWQSVELTVAGTKVPGVVVGSQLDIPGAGLYELFIGYDFAQSEQTLQFIQQVLWFSGLGLLIMVGAIAWVVSRMVVTPLQNAAETSQRLAAGDLEVRIPVQGEDVVATLATSFNDMASSMQRQLTELADLSVMQQRFVSDVSHELRTPLTTIKLAGDVLFQERENFDDKTRRSTELLNAQVNRFEKLLSDLLEISRYDAGSVNLEPEPTNVAGLVQDVVGTMTTLAEQHGCDLSLMAPGGHFDADIDPRRVRRILMNLIGNAIEHGESKPIEVAVDSNATAVAISVRDHGVGMTTEQLENVFSRFWRADPSRQRTLGGTGLGLAISLEDTRIHNGQLDVWAAPGEGAIFRLTLPRDVDVPIAVSPLPLNPDERHDGEEQ
- the mtrA gene encoding MtrAB system response regulator MtrA; this encodes MSARILVVDDDAALAEMVGIVLEGEGFTPTFCADGAEALAAFRESKPDLVLLDLMLPGFDGIEVCGQIRQESGIPIIMLTAKGDATDVVAGLEAGADDYMVKPFNPGELVARIRTRLRSMAPAAATAQTLRIGDLTIDVDGHEVKREGKAINLTPLEFDLLVALASKPQQVFTREMLLEKVWGYQYKADTRLVNVHVQRLRSKVEFDADNPTIVTTVRGIGYRAGAVI
- the ahcY gene encoding adenosylhomocysteinase, with the translated sequence MSSSISSAISAAMNLEFKVADISLAEAGRHQIRLAENEMPGLMALREEFGPTQPLKGARIAGSLHMTVQTAVLIETLVSLGAQVRWASCNIFSTQDEAAAAIAVGPTGTSQSPAGVPVFAWKGETLEEYWWCTERIFDWSAEAQAAGESWIGPNLILDDGGDATLLVHKGRQFELAGAVPATTSQDSAEYAVILDLLRKTLSETPTRWQTTAAEIIGVTEETTTGVHRLYELFAQQELLFPAINVNDSVTKSKFDNKYGIRHSLPDGLNRATDVLIGGKVAFVAGYGDVGKGSAEALRGQGARVIVSEIDPICALQAAMDGYQVDTLENVVDQVDIFVTTTGNKDVIRLEHLLEMKHQAIVANVGHFDNEIDMVALENLPGAEKVEIKPQVHEWRMPSGRSILVLSEGRLMNLGNATGHPSFVMSNSFANQVLAQMELYVRRENYPVGVFVLPKHLDEKVARLHLDALGVKLTSLTPEQAAYIGVPVEGPYKVDHYRY